The Xanthobacter flavus genome includes a window with the following:
- a CDS encoding ABC transporter substrate-binding protein: MASRGMKRLRHALTVSAALAPMALVAASLAAAQTPKISDDVVKIGLIEDMSGVYADITGMGAVTAAKMAVEEFGGKVLGKPIEVVFADHQNKADIGGAIARRWFDSENVDAILDVASSSPALAALEVAKDKKKIIALSSPGSIRITNDACGPYVIHWAYDSYAIANSTGTALVKQGNNSWYFIVADYAFGHSLAKDTGDVVTANGGKVLGSTRLPVGTTDFASALLQAQGSGAKVVALANAGADTINSIKQAAQFGITQSGQKLATLAGFINDVHGLGLKEAQGLTITEASYWDMNDDTRKWSQRFFEKMKAMPNMLQTGTYSATLHYLKAVEAAGTDETEAVMRKMREIPVNDVFYKNGKIRVDGRMVHDMYLFQVKTPAQSKGPWDYYNLIATIPGDQAFQPLSLSTCPLVTKKD; encoded by the coding sequence ATGGCCAGTCGTGGGATGAAACGTCTCCGTCACGCTCTCACCGTGTCGGCGGCTCTTGCGCCGATGGCGCTCGTCGCGGCCTCGCTCGCCGCCGCGCAGACACCGAAGATCTCCGACGATGTGGTGAAGATCGGTCTGATTGAGGATATGTCGGGTGTCTATGCCGATATTACGGGGATGGGAGCTGTAACGGCCGCGAAAATGGCGGTCGAGGAGTTCGGCGGCAAGGTACTCGGAAAGCCCATCGAAGTGGTTTTCGCCGATCACCAGAACAAGGCCGACATCGGCGGCGCCATTGCCCGTCGCTGGTTCGATTCCGAAAACGTTGACGCGATTCTGGATGTCGCCTCTTCCTCACCGGCGCTGGCAGCGCTTGAAGTGGCGAAGGACAAGAAGAAGATCATCGCCCTCAGTTCGCCCGGCTCGATCCGCATCACGAACGATGCCTGCGGTCCCTATGTGATTCACTGGGCGTATGATTCCTACGCGATCGCGAACAGCACCGGCACGGCCCTGGTCAAGCAGGGGAATAACAGCTGGTATTTCATCGTGGCCGACTATGCGTTCGGACACAGCCTCGCCAAGGATACGGGCGACGTGGTCACCGCCAACGGCGGCAAGGTCCTCGGCAGCACGCGGCTACCGGTCGGCACGACCGATTTCGCGTCCGCCCTGCTGCAGGCGCAGGGCTCTGGCGCCAAGGTGGTAGCGCTGGCAAACGCCGGTGCCGACACCATCAACTCCATCAAGCAGGCCGCCCAGTTCGGCATCACGCAAAGCGGACAAAAGCTCGCCACGCTCGCCGGATTTATCAACGACGTCCACGGCCTGGGGCTGAAGGAGGCGCAGGGCCTTACCATCACCGAGGCAAGCTACTGGGACATGAACGACGACACGCGGAAATGGTCCCAGCGCTTCTTCGAGAAGATGAAAGCCATGCCCAACATGCTCCAGACCGGGACCTACTCGGCGACCTTGCATTATCTCAAGGCGGTCGAAGCAGCCGGGACGGACGAGACTGAGGCCGTCATGCGCAAGATGCGCGAGATTCCGGTCAATGATGTCTTTTACAAAAACGGGAAGATCCGCGTGGACGGCCGCATGGTCCACGACATGTATCTGTTTCAAGTCAAGACGCCCGCGCAATCGAAAGGCCCCTGGGACTACTACAACCTGATCGCCACGATCCCGGGCGACCAGGCGTTCCAGCCCCTTTCCCTCTCGACGTGTCCTTTGGTTACAAAGAAGGATTGA
- a CDS encoding enoyl-CoA hydratase/isomerase family protein, with amino-acid sequence MAIELTKDGNVATIRIARPDKLNALSLQMYEDLGKAFAEARDDDTVHAVVLTGAGTRAFCVGADLTESIPALASGRFDISAWDPAHLKGQRFHKPLVCAVRGLCIGGGFEIMLASDIRIASSDAVFQLPEPVHGFVPAGGTLVRLVRQIGYAHAMEIMLTARRFSPDEMVRFGVVNQVVAPEVVETRAHEIADGIAALSPTAIQTIKEAALTLQDASWDEAFAREAALGQRTFTSEDARRGLAAFASRAERGKH; translated from the coding sequence GTGGCGATCGAACTCACCAAGGACGGCAACGTCGCCACCATCCGCATCGCCAGACCCGACAAGCTGAACGCGTTGTCGCTTCAGATGTACGAGGATTTAGGCAAGGCCTTTGCCGAAGCGCGGGACGATGACACCGTCCATGCCGTGGTCCTTACCGGTGCAGGGACGCGGGCCTTCTGCGTGGGCGCCGACCTGACCGAGTCCATTCCCGCCCTTGCGAGCGGCCGCTTCGACATCAGCGCCTGGGATCCGGCCCACCTCAAGGGGCAGCGCTTCCATAAGCCCCTCGTCTGCGCCGTGCGCGGGCTCTGCATTGGCGGTGGCTTCGAAATCATGCTCGCGAGCGACATCCGCATCGCCTCTTCGGACGCGGTGTTCCAGTTGCCGGAGCCGGTTCATGGCTTTGTGCCCGCCGGCGGCACACTGGTTCGCCTCGTCCGGCAGATCGGCTATGCCCACGCCATGGAGATCATGCTGACGGCGAGGCGCTTCTCTCCGGATGAGATGGTCCGGTTCGGGGTTGTCAATCAGGTCGTTGCACCCGAGGTGGTAGAGACCCGCGCGCACGAAATTGCCGACGGGATCGCAGCGCTCAGCCCGACCGCCATACAGACCATCAAGGAGGCGGCGCTGACGCTTCAGGACGCGTCCTGGGACGAGGCCTTCGCACGCGAGGCGGCTCTCGGCCAGCGGACCTTCACGAGCGAGGACGCCAGGCGGGGCCTCGCCGCGTTTGCCAGCCGTGCGGAACGTGGCAAGCACTGA
- a CDS encoding CaiB/BaiF CoA transferase family protein, with amino-acid sequence MPLDFPSATGTSCTPADAPRGPLAGLKVLDITRVVAGPYCAMLLADLGATVIKVEHPDDPDYARTFPPFVAGEDAGLSAFFTQFNRNKLGISLNMKTEEGKALLKRLVREVDVLVENFRPGTMEKLGLGYEVLRLENPKLVYTAISGFGRTGPNSSRPAFDNTGQAAGGLWSMNGYADRPPVRVGTIIGDLAASLYAAIGTLAALRVVEKGGEGQVVDISQQDSVLSLTENAVVRYTTKGEVATPLGSEHPFVRPYGQFPCKDGYVFFGGYTDKFWRLTCQMFGEPEVAADPAIDTMEKRFDPVVAETRVRPILERWFSTYTKAELEEMAGDTIPLSAIKTIAEVVEDPHIAAREMIVNVPLGAEMVRMFGQPVKLSATPATTFAKAPDVGEHNALVYGDLAGLSAEDLARLADQGAI; translated from the coding sequence ATGCCGCTCGATTTTCCATCTGCCACGGGGACCAGTTGCACCCCGGCTGATGCACCGCGAGGGCCTCTGGCGGGGCTGAAGGTGCTGGACATCACCCGTGTGGTCGCGGGTCCATACTGCGCCATGCTCCTCGCCGATCTCGGCGCTACCGTCATCAAGGTCGAGCACCCCGACGACCCCGACTATGCGCGCACGTTTCCGCCTTTTGTGGCCGGCGAGGACGCGGGGTTGAGTGCCTTCTTCACCCAGTTCAACCGCAACAAGCTCGGCATCTCGCTGAACATGAAGACGGAGGAGGGCAAGGCGCTACTAAAGCGTCTGGTGCGCGAGGTCGACGTGCTGGTCGAGAATTTCCGGCCCGGCACTATGGAAAAACTCGGCCTCGGCTATGAAGTCCTTCGGCTGGAGAACCCGAAGCTCGTGTACACCGCCATCAGCGGTTTCGGACGTACCGGTCCGAACTCCTCCCGCCCAGCGTTCGACAATACGGGTCAGGCCGCTGGCGGGCTCTGGTCCATGAACGGCTATGCCGATCGACCGCCAGTGCGGGTCGGGACAATCATCGGCGATCTCGCCGCCTCCCTCTATGCCGCCATCGGGACGCTGGCTGCGCTCCGGGTGGTCGAAAAGGGCGGCGAGGGCCAGGTGGTCGACATCTCCCAGCAGGACTCGGTGTTGAGTCTCACCGAAAATGCCGTAGTGCGCTACACGACCAAGGGCGAGGTCGCCACGCCGCTCGGCAGCGAACATCCCTTCGTGCGCCCCTACGGACAGTTCCCCTGCAAGGACGGATACGTCTTCTTCGGCGGCTATACGGACAAGTTCTGGCGCCTCACCTGCCAGATGTTCGGCGAGCCTGAGGTGGCCGCCGATCCGGCCATCGACACGATGGAGAAAAGGTTCGACCCGGTGGTGGCCGAAACGCGGGTACGGCCGATCCTCGAGCGCTGGTTCAGCACATACACCAAGGCGGAACTGGAAGAGATGGCGGGCGACACGATCCCGCTGAGCGCGATCAAGACGATTGCAGAGGTGGTCGAGGATCCACACATCGCGGCGCGCGAGATGATCGTGAATGTGCCCCTCGGGGCCGAGATGGTCCGCATGTTCGGTCAGCCTGTGAAGCTCTCCGCAACGCCCGCCACGACCTTTGCCAAGGCGCCCGACGTCGGCGAGCACAACGCCTTGGTCTATGGCGACCTCGCCGGCCTGTCCGCCGAGGACCTGGCGCGGCTTGCGGATCAGGGAGCGATCTGA
- a CDS encoding helix-turn-helix domain-containing protein, whose translation MSIQLTRAAAHAAPDSVSYYRNLLRLLNENAANSSFERLADDIRRQVRNADAARELLSDIAVATRLRDSAEQKRKREGELTALNETARDLAGLRDTDQVLRAIVQRAKQLSGSDIAYLSAADEEHGDFYVRATEGVISRDFATIRVPRNIGVCGSVAKSRSPFQSSNYPADTKFDHDRGIDCATAGEGIVSILGVPLALETQVIGVLFVGDRYARSYTPHEIAVLSSLATFAALAIENARLLEEARRALRIAKQANAALTAKAEDVEEAAVAHEQLTELIARGGSLEDLTRRVSNLLKGDACMLDDRRRLTCGQLPEDLADEDLAKAIRDSAVLGRSVSLRSAEGDMTRVAAVMGGSARLGALLLTRKRELSESEVRTLERSALVSGIVLMSLERVAQATYRNVSDIVAALLRGATDPFTPECARRLPSGVALSWPITLLLVDAGDVPATRISSALRSGLGGRDTILAEFNGDVVIVTSVSNPSGLAERAAEALDEAFQTRFSIVISAPVPELDGVPAAYQALLRACALMHTIGQSGQIMFEKTLSIYALLFEQKGEDAIEQFVMSAVGPLIEHDLRRKSRLTATLLAYMDNGHSLHKSAASLGIHVNTMRQRLESIGEIAPNWSEAGRTLDIHLALRLNAIRRGC comes from the coding sequence ATGTCGATCCAGCTCACGAGGGCTGCGGCTCACGCGGCGCCTGATTCGGTTTCATATTACCGAAATCTCCTCCGCCTTCTCAACGAGAACGCTGCCAATTCCAGCTTCGAGCGTCTCGCTGACGATATTCGGCGCCAGGTACGCAATGCTGATGCCGCCCGGGAATTGCTCTCCGACATCGCCGTCGCGACCCGCCTTCGCGATAGCGCCGAGCAGAAGCGCAAGCGCGAGGGTGAACTGACCGCGCTGAACGAGACCGCGAGGGACCTTGCGGGGCTGCGCGATACCGACCAGGTGCTCCGCGCCATCGTCCAGCGCGCTAAGCAGCTTTCGGGAAGCGACATCGCCTACCTCTCGGCGGCCGACGAGGAGCATGGCGATTTCTATGTGCGCGCCACCGAGGGCGTGATCTCGCGCGACTTCGCCACGATCCGCGTTCCAAGGAACATCGGCGTGTGCGGGAGCGTCGCCAAGAGCCGCAGCCCATTCCAGTCCAGCAACTATCCGGCCGATACGAAGTTCGACCATGACCGCGGAATCGACTGCGCCACCGCCGGAGAGGGGATTGTCTCCATCCTGGGCGTTCCGTTGGCGCTGGAAACCCAGGTCATTGGCGTGCTGTTTGTCGGCGACCGCTACGCGCGTTCTTACACGCCGCATGAGATCGCCGTGCTGTCCTCGCTCGCCACGTTCGCCGCGCTCGCCATCGAGAATGCACGACTTTTGGAAGAGGCTCGGCGCGCCTTGCGCATCGCGAAGCAGGCCAACGCGGCTCTCACGGCCAAGGCGGAGGATGTGGAAGAAGCGGCCGTCGCCCACGAGCAACTGACCGAACTGATTGCCCGCGGCGGTTCTCTGGAGGACCTAACCCGACGGGTCTCCAATCTGCTCAAGGGCGATGCCTGCATGCTGGACGACCGCCGTCGCCTCACCTGTGGCCAGTTGCCGGAGGATCTGGCCGATGAGGACCTTGCCAAGGCGATCCGAGACAGCGCGGTGCTTGGCCGTTCGGTCTCCCTGCGAAGTGCCGAGGGCGATATGACCCGCGTGGCGGCGGTGATGGGTGGCTCGGCGCGGTTGGGAGCGCTGCTCCTGACCCGAAAGCGGGAACTTTCAGAATCGGAGGTTCGCACGCTTGAACGCAGCGCCCTTGTTTCCGGTATTGTCCTCATGTCACTGGAGCGGGTGGCTCAAGCCACCTACCGGAACGTCTCGGACATCGTCGCAGCCTTGCTGCGTGGCGCCACGGACCCTTTCACGCCGGAATGCGCGCGGCGGCTGCCGAGCGGGGTCGCGCTATCATGGCCGATAACCCTCCTGCTGGTAGACGCGGGCGATGTGCCCGCAACCCGAATCTCGTCCGCATTGCGCTCCGGGCTTGGCGGCCGCGATACTATCCTAGCTGAATTCAACGGCGACGTGGTGATCGTGACCAGCGTCAGCAATCCCTCGGGTCTCGCCGAACGGGCTGCGGAAGCGCTGGACGAGGCGTTTCAAACGCGCTTCAGCATCGTTATCTCCGCGCCCGTTCCCGAACTCGACGGCGTCCCGGCCGCCTACCAGGCCCTACTCCGCGCCTGCGCACTGATGCACACGATCGGACAATCGGGGCAGATCATGTTCGAGAAGACGCTCTCCATCTACGCCCTGCTGTTCGAGCAAAAAGGCGAAGATGCCATCGAGCAGTTCGTCATGTCCGCAGTGGGCCCGCTGATCGAACACGACCTCCGGCGGAAGAGCAGGCTCACCGCGACGCTGCTTGCCTATATGGACAACGGCCACAGCCTTCATAAGTCCGCCGCCTCGCTGGGGATCCACGTGAACACCATGCGGCAGCGCCTGGAAAGCATCGGCGAGATCGCTCCGAACTGGAGCGAAGCTGGACGCACGCTCGACATTCATTTGGCGCTGCGCCTCAACGCCATTAGGCGGGGATGCTGA
- a CDS encoding IclR family transcriptional regulator: MDRAFRILGAFRDGDTALSLHELSERTGFYKSTLLRLAVSLERAGCLVRMPDKTYALGFEVMRLGSLYQRSFRLDRHVRPILRELVRETGESASFFHRDGPVRVCLFREDSNQPIRDHIREGDVLALDKGAAGHVLTAFSRSRDVAERRALLANLPLVSQGERDTETAAISVPVFSGGIALAGALTISGPRTRFTPAQIAIMSPVLLAAGQELTAILGGQWR; the protein is encoded by the coding sequence GTGGACCGCGCCTTCCGCATCCTGGGGGCGTTCCGGGATGGCGACACGGCGCTCAGCCTGCACGAGCTTTCCGAGCGGACGGGCTTCTACAAGAGCACCCTCTTGCGCCTTGCCGTGTCCCTGGAGCGCGCAGGATGCCTAGTCAGGATGCCGGACAAGACCTACGCGCTGGGCTTTGAGGTAATGCGACTCGGCAGCCTCTATCAGCGCAGTTTCAGGCTCGACCGGCACGTCCGCCCCATCCTGCGCGAGCTGGTGCGGGAGACGGGAGAGAGCGCCTCGTTCTTCCATCGCGACGGGCCGGTGCGGGTCTGCCTGTTCCGGGAAGATTCCAATCAGCCCATCCGAGACCACATCCGCGAGGGCGACGTGCTTGCCCTCGACAAGGGCGCCGCCGGGCATGTGCTGACGGCTTTCTCGCGCTCCCGGGACGTGGCGGAGCGCCGGGCGCTGCTCGCAAATCTGCCCTTGGTCTCTCAGGGGGAGCGGGACACGGAAACAGCGGCGATCTCGGTGCCGGTTTTTTCCGGCGGCATCGCTCTTGCGGGGGCGTTGACGATCTCGGGCCCGCGCACCCGTTTCACGCCCGCTCAGATCGCGATCATGTCCCCCGTTCTGCTTGCCGCCGGACAGGAGCTGACAGCCATCCTTGGCGGCCAATGGCGATAG
- a CDS encoding aldehyde dehydrogenase, with translation MERYQLFIDGTWCDPASGAWFETSEPFSGEAWALIPRGSAADADRAVEAAHRAFLSPEWSSLTATQRGALLRKLAGLIEENVDLLGRIEQRDNGKLMAEVAGQVRNVAQWFHYYAGLADKVGGDVVPINKADVFNYTKLEPLGVVVAITPWNSPLALTTWKMAPALAAGNTIVIKPSEYTSASLLELAKLAEQAGFPKGVVNVVTGFGPEVGEPLVRHPLTAKVAFTGGDIGGQKVNEAAAPGLKKVTLELGGKSPNIVFDDADLEQAVKGAVAGVFGASGQTCMAGSRLLLQESIHDAFLARLIEVVRDAKIGDPALMETQVGPIATRAQYEKILRMIEMGKEDGATLALGGYALSGPDYGQGQFVAPTIFTDVRNDMRIAQQEVFGPVVCVLKFKDEDEALAIANDVPFGLAAGVWTKDLHRALWCVDRLKAGTVWVNNYRSTSFATPFGGYKRSGLGREGGVEAIKEYLQTKSVWITTKPNRSNPFILG, from the coding sequence GTGGAGCGCTATCAGCTCTTCATCGACGGCACATGGTGTGATCCGGCGTCCGGCGCGTGGTTCGAGACCAGCGAGCCCTTCTCGGGCGAGGCCTGGGCGCTGATCCCCCGCGGCAGCGCCGCCGATGCCGACCGCGCCGTCGAGGCCGCCCACCGCGCCTTCCTCTCGCCGGAATGGTCCTCGCTCACCGCCACCCAGCGCGGCGCGCTGCTGCGCAAGCTCGCCGGGCTGATCGAGGAGAATGTGGACCTGCTCGGCAGGATCGAGCAGCGCGACAACGGCAAGCTCATGGCCGAGGTCGCGGGGCAGGTCCGCAACGTGGCGCAGTGGTTCCACTATTATGCGGGGCTCGCCGACAAGGTCGGCGGCGACGTGGTGCCGATCAACAAGGCAGACGTCTTCAACTATACGAAGCTCGAGCCGCTGGGCGTGGTGGTGGCCATCACGCCATGGAATTCTCCCCTCGCGCTCACCACCTGGAAGATGGCGCCCGCCCTGGCTGCGGGAAACACCATCGTCATCAAGCCCTCGGAATACACCTCCGCCTCCCTACTGGAGCTGGCGAAGCTGGCGGAACAGGCGGGCTTTCCGAAGGGCGTCGTGAATGTTGTGACCGGCTTCGGCCCCGAAGTGGGCGAGCCCCTGGTCCGCCACCCCCTCACCGCCAAGGTCGCCTTCACCGGCGGCGACATCGGCGGGCAGAAGGTGAACGAGGCGGCCGCGCCCGGCCTGAAGAAGGTGACGCTCGAACTCGGCGGCAAGTCGCCCAACATCGTGTTCGACGATGCCGACCTGGAGCAGGCGGTGAAGGGGGCGGTGGCCGGCGTGTTCGGGGCCTCCGGCCAGACCTGCATGGCGGGCTCCCGCCTGCTGCTGCAGGAGAGCATCCACGACGCCTTCCTCGCCCGCCTGATCGAGGTGGTGAGGGACGCGAAGATCGGCGATCCCGCGTTGATGGAGACCCAGGTCGGTCCCATCGCCACCCGCGCGCAGTACGAGAAGATCCTGCGCATGATCGAGATGGGCAAGGAGGATGGCGCGACCCTCGCGCTCGGCGGCTATGCCCTGTCCGGCCCCGACTACGGCCAGGGGCAGTTCGTGGCGCCCACCATCTTCACCGACGTGCGCAACGACATGCGCATCGCGCAGCAGGAAGTGTTCGGCCCCGTCGTCTGCGTGCTGAAGTTCAAGGACGAGGACGAGGCGCTGGCCATCGCCAATGACGTGCCATTCGGACTCGCCGCCGGCGTGTGGACCAAGGACCTGCACCGCGCCCTGTGGTGCGTCGACCGCCTGAAGGCGGGCACCGTGTGGGTGAACAACTATCGCTCCACCAGCTTCGCCACCCCCTTCGGCGGCTACAAGCGCTCCGGCCTCGGCCGCGAGGGCGGCGTGGAGGCGATCAAGGAATATCTGCAGACCAAGAGCGTGTGGATCACCACCAAACCAAACCGCTCCAACCCCTTCATCCTGGGCTGA
- a CDS encoding citryl-CoA lyase, translating into MASSPDPGQWWRTAIIDIAPGTIRVRGYAIEDLIGAVSFPEMIWLMLRGDLPSADQAALLGAVLVAAVDHGPQAPSIAIARMAMTCGVGVNNAMASAVNALGDVHGGAGQQCMELYAAVDGRAGHGIALNAAAGAEIGARLLRREHVPGFGHRFHPVDPRAGRLLSLVDDAASRGAVGGRFAAIGRAVEEALAAAKGKRLPMNIDGATAVVLSELGFAPDEGRGLFILSRSVGILAHAMEQKAQGGRIKGPMPPGIAYTYDGAEPRALPRATAAAEGTAP; encoded by the coding sequence GTGGCATCCTCTCCCGATCCCGGCCAGTGGTGGCGCACCGCCATCATCGACATCGCGCCCGGCACCATCCGTGTGCGGGGCTACGCCATCGAAGACCTCATCGGCGCCGTCTCCTTTCCGGAGATGATCTGGCTGATGCTGCGCGGCGACCTGCCGAGCGCCGATCAAGCGGCGCTGCTCGGCGCGGTGCTTGTGGCGGCGGTGGACCATGGCCCGCAGGCGCCCTCCATCGCCATCGCCCGCATGGCCATGACCTGCGGCGTGGGCGTGAACAACGCCATGGCGTCGGCCGTGAACGCGCTGGGCGATGTCCATGGCGGCGCCGGCCAGCAATGCATGGAGCTGTACGCCGCCGTCGATGGCCGGGCCGGACACGGCATCGCCCTCAATGCCGCCGCCGGTGCCGAGATCGGCGCCCGCCTGCTGCGGCGCGAGCATGTGCCGGGCTTCGGCCATCGCTTTCATCCGGTGGACCCGCGCGCCGGACGCCTGCTGTCGCTGGTGGATGATGCCGCCTCGCGCGGCGCCGTCGGGGGCCGCTTCGCCGCCATCGGCCGCGCGGTGGAGGAGGCCCTCGCCGCCGCCAAGGGCAAGCGCCTGCCCATGAATATCGACGGGGCGACCGCCGTGGTCCTGTCGGAACTTGGCTTCGCGCCGGACGAGGGGCGCGGGCTGTTCATCCTTTCCCGCTCGGTGGGCATCCTCGCCCATGCCATGGAGCAGAAGGCGCAGGGCGGCCGCATCAAGGGGCCGATGCCGCCGGGGATTGCCTACACCTACGACGGAGCGGAGCCGCGTGCGCTTCCCCGCGCCACCGCCGCGGCGGAAGGGACTGCGCCATGA
- a CDS encoding CaiB/BaiF CoA transferase family protein has protein sequence MIREKRLPLAGIRVLDFGHTVMGPSCAMILADLGADVLKIEPAPGGDPTRQLQGFGMGYFGYFNRNKRSLAVDLKSDAGREIAHRLIKGADVVVENFAPGTMGRLGLDAEAATALNPRLVYASLKGFLDGPYAHRLALDEVVQMMSGLAYMTGPSGRPLRAGTSVVDIAGGMFAVIAILAALREREATGEGQVVEAALFETTVFLMGQHLAYAAQTNEPIPPMPERVSAWAVYEPFALKDGRQIFVGITTDGHWQRFCALVGWQDMLADASLATNNGRVAARGRILPCFACLFGSLTQDEAVALCEKARIPFAPIARPEDLFHDPHLAATGGLMPTRLPNGVETRLPRLPIHMAEADLSLRSDPPEVGADTADVLEALGYAPDTIAALARDGVVAMGVTASR, from the coding sequence ATGATCCGTGAGAAGCGCCTGCCCCTTGCCGGGATCCGCGTGCTCGACTTCGGGCACACGGTCATGGGGCCATCCTGCGCCATGATCCTCGCCGATCTCGGCGCCGACGTGCTGAAGATCGAGCCCGCTCCAGGCGGAGACCCCACCCGCCAGCTCCAGGGCTTCGGCATGGGCTATTTCGGCTATTTCAACCGCAACAAGCGCTCGCTGGCGGTGGACCTGAAGAGCGATGCGGGCCGCGAGATCGCCCACCGCCTCATCAAGGGCGCCGACGTGGTGGTGGAAAACTTCGCCCCCGGCACCATGGGCCGTCTCGGCCTCGATGCGGAGGCGGCCACCGCCCTCAACCCCCGGCTCGTCTATGCCAGCCTGAAGGGGTTCCTCGATGGTCCCTACGCCCATCGCCTCGCCCTCGACGAGGTGGTGCAGATGATGTCCGGCCTCGCCTACATGACCGGGCCGAGCGGCCGGCCCCTGCGGGCGGGGACATCGGTGGTGGATATCGCCGGCGGCATGTTCGCCGTCATCGCCATCCTCGCCGCGCTGCGCGAGCGCGAGGCGACGGGTGAGGGACAGGTGGTGGAGGCGGCGCTGTTCGAGACCACCGTCTTCCTCATGGGCCAGCATCTCGCCTATGCGGCGCAGACCAACGAGCCCATCCCGCCCATGCCCGAGCGCGTCTCGGCCTGGGCTGTGTACGAGCCCTTTGCGCTGAAAGACGGGCGACAGATCTTCGTCGGTATCACCACCGATGGGCACTGGCAGCGCTTCTGCGCGCTGGTCGGCTGGCAGGACATGCTGGCCGACGCCAGCCTCGCCACCAATAACGGCCGGGTCGCCGCCCGCGGACGCATCCTGCCGTGTTTTGCCTGCCTGTTCGGGTCGCTGACACAGGACGAGGCGGTGGCGCTGTGTGAGAAGGCGCGCATTCCCTTCGCGCCCATCGCCCGGCCGGAGGATCTGTTCCACGATCCCCATCTTGCCGCGACCGGCGGGCTGATGCCCACGCGCCTGCCCAACGGCGTGGAAACGCGCCTGCCGCGCCTGCCCATCCATATGGCCGAGGCGGACCTCTCGCTGCGCAGCGATCCGCCGGAGGTGGGAGCCGACACGGCCGACGTGCTCGAAGCCCTCGGCTACGCGCCGGACACCATCGCCGCCCTGGCGCGCGACGGCGTGGTGGCCATGGGCGTCACCGCGTCTCGCTGA